A region from the Lemur catta isolate mLemCat1 chromosome 7, mLemCat1.pri, whole genome shotgun sequence genome encodes:
- the NPAS4 gene encoding neuronal PAS domain-containing protein 4 produces MYRSTKGASKARRDQINAEIRNLKELLPLAEADKVRLSYLHIMSLACIYTRKGVFFAGGAPLEGPTGLLSAEELEDIVAALPGFLLVFTAEGKLLYLSESVSEHLGHSMVDLVAQGDSIYDIIDPADHLTVRQQLALPSALDTDRLFRCRFNTSKSLRRQSAGNKLVLIRGRFHAHPPGAYWAGNPVFTAFCAPLEPRPRPGPGPGPGPGPASLFLAMFQSRHAKDLILLDVSESVLIYLGFERSELLCKSWYGLLHPEDLAHASAQHYRLLAESGDIQAEMVVRLQAKPGGWTWIYCLLYSEGPEGPITANNYPISDMEAWSLRQQLNSEDTQAAYVLGTPTMLPSFPENVLSQEQCSSANPLFTPALGAPRSTSFPSAPELGIVSASEEIPRPPKQIDFSYLTFASGPEPSLQADLSKDLVCTPPYTPHQPGGCAFLFSLHEPFQTHLRTPSSSLQEQLTASTATFSDQLTPSSATFPDPLTSPLQGHLTETSARSYEDQLTPCTSTFPDQLLPSTATFPEPLGSPAHEQLTPPSTAFQAHLSSPSQTFPEQLSPNPTKTYFAQEGCSFLYEKLPPSPSSPGNGDCTLLALAQLRGPLSVDVPLVPEGLLTPEASPVKHSFFHYSEKEQNEIDRLIRQISQLAQGMDRPFSAEAGTGGLEPLGGLEPLDSNLSLPGAGPPVLSLDLKPWKCQELDFLADPDNMFLEETPVEDIFMDLSTPDPNEEWGSGDPEAEGPGGPPSPCNNLSPEDHSFLEDLATYETAFETGVSAFPYDGFTDELHQLQSQVQDSFHEDGSGGEPTF; encoded by the exons ATGTACCGCTCCACCAAGGGCGCCTCCAAGGCGCGCCGCGACCAGATCAACGCCGAGATCCGCAACCTCAAGGAGCTGCTGCCGCTGGCTGAGGCCGACAAGGTCCGGCTGTCCTACCTGCACATCATGAGCCTCGCCTGCATCTACACTCGCAAGGGCGTCTTCTTCGCTGGAG GTGCCCCTCTGGAGGGCCCCACGGGGCTTCTCTCAGCCGAAGAGCTTGAGGACATCGTGGCAGCACTACCTGGATTTTTGCTCGTGTTCACAGCTGAGGGGAAGTTGCTGTACCTGTCTGAGAGTGTGAGCGAGCACCTGGGCCACTCCATG gtGGACCTCGTTGCCCAGGGTGACAGTATCTATGACATCATTGACCCAGCTGACCACCTTACTGTGCGCCAGCAACtcgccctgccctctgccctggacACCG ATCGCCTCTTCCGCTGTCGCTTCAACACCTCCAAGTCCCTCAGGCGCCAGAGTGCAGGCAACAAACTGGTGCTTATTCGAGGCCGATTCCATGCTCACCCACCTGGAGCCTACTGGGCAGGAAACCCCGTGTTCACAGCTTTCTGTGCCCCACTGGAGCCAAGACcccgccctggccctggccctggccccggccctggccctgcctcacTCTTCCTGGCCATGTTCCAGAGCCGTCATGCTAAGGACCTGATCCTACTGGATGTCTCTGAGAG TGTCCTAATCTACCTGGGCTTTGAGCGCAGTGAACTGCTCTGTAAATCATGGTATGGACTGCTGCACCCTGAGGACCTGGCCCACGCTTCTGCTCAACACTACCGCCTGT TGGCTGAGAGTGGAGATATTCAGGCAGAGATGGTGGTGAGACTGCAGGCCAAGCCTGGAGGCTGGACATGGATTTACTGCCTGTTATACTCGGAAGGTCCAGAGGGCCCCATTACTGCCAATAACTACCCGATCAG tgACATGGAAGCCTGGAGCCTCCGCCAGCAGCTAAACTCTGAAGACACTCAAGCAGCTTATGTCCTGGGCACCCCGACCATGCTGCCCTCATTCCCTGAGAACGTTCTCTCCCAGGAGCAGTGCTCCAGTGCTAACCCACTCTtcaccccagccctgggggctCCCAGAAGCACCAGTTTCCCCAGCGCTCCTGAACTGGGCATTGTCTCAGCATCAGAAGAGATTCCTCGACCCCCCAAACAGATTGACTTCAGTTACCTGACATTCGCCTCTGGGCCTGAGCCTTCTCTGCAAGCAGACCTGAGCAAGGATCTCGTGTGCACCCCACCCTACACGCCCCACCAGCCAGGAGGCTGCGCCTTCCTCTTCAGCCTCCACGAGCCCTTCCAGACCCACTTGCGCACCCCATCCAGCTCTCTTCAAGAACAGCTGACTGCAAGCACGGCGACCTTCTCTGATCAGTTGACACCCAGCAGTGCCACCTTCCCAGATCCACTAACTAGCCCACTGCAAGGCCATTTGACCGAAACCTCAGCCAGAAGCTATGAAGACCAGCTGACTCCCTGCACCTCCACCTTCCCAGACCAGCTGCTTCCCAGCACTGCCACCTTCCCAGAGCCTCTGGGGAGCCCTGCCCATGAGCAGCTGACTCCTCCCAGCACAGCTTTCCAAGCACACCTGAGCAGCCCCAGCCAAACTTTCCCAGAGCAACTGAGCCCCAATCCCACCAAGACTTACTTCGCCCAGGAGGGATGCAGTTTTCTCTATGAGAAGTTGCCCCCAAGTCCTAGCAGCCCTGGTAATGGGGACTGCACACTCTTGGCCCTAGCCCAGCTCCGGGGCCCCCTCTCTGTGGATGTCCCCCTGGTACCCGAAGGCCTGCTCACACCTGAGGCCTCTCCAGTCAAGCATAGTTTCTTCCACTACTCTGAGAAGGAGCAGAATGAGATAGATCGTCTCATCCGGCAGATTAGCCAGTTGGCTCAGGGCATGGACAGGCCCTTCTCAGCTGAGGCTGGCACTGGTGGGCTGGAGCCACTTGGAGGTCTGGAGCCCCTGGACTCCAACCTGTCCCTGCCGGGGGCTGGCCCCCCTGTGCTCAGCCTGGACCTGAAGCCCTGGAAGTGCCAGGAGCTGGACTTTCTGGCTGACCCTGACAACATGTTCCTGGAGGAGACGCCCGTGGAAGACATCTTCATGGATCTCTCTACCCCAGACCCCAATGAGGAGTGGGGTTCGGGGGATCCTGAGGCAGAGGGCCCAGGAGGGCCCCCATCGCCTTGCAACAACCTGTCCCCAGAAGACCACAGCTTCCTGGAGGACCTGGCCACATATGAAACCGCCTTTGAGACAGGTGTCTCAGCATTCCCCTACGATGGGTTTACTGATGAGTTGCATCAACTCCAGAGCCAA
- the SLC29A2 gene encoding equilibrative nucleoside transporter 2 isoform X2 — translation MARGDAPQDSYHLVGISFFILGLGTLLPWNFFITAIPYFQGRLAGPLNSTAGTLSANHTEPEDTFNFNNWVTLLSQLPLLLFTLLNSFLYQCIPEPVRVLGSLLAVLLLFALTAALVKVDVSPRPFFGITMASVCLINSFSAVLQGSLFGQLGTMPSTYSTLFLSGQGLAGIFAALAMLMSMASGVDAQTSALAYFIAPCVGILVSIVCYLSLPRLKFARYYLAKKPSQAQAQELETKAELLQSDEKNGIPSRPQKVALTPDLDPVKEPGLEPELEPDEPQIWLTALCLVLVFTVTLSVFPAITAMVTSSTSPGKWSQFFNPICCFLLFNVMDWLGRSLTSYFLWPNEDSRLLPLLVCLRFLFVPLFMLCHVPQRSRLPILFAQDAYFITFMLLFAASNGYLVSLTMCLAPRQVLPHEREVAGALMTFFLALGLSCGASLSFLFKALL, via the exons ATGGCGCGAGGAGACGCCCCGCAGGACAG CTACCACCTGGTCGGGATCAGCTTCTTTATCCTGGGGCTGGGCACCCTCCTCCCCTGGAACTTCTTCATCACTGCCATCCCG TACTTCCAGGGGCGGCTGGCGGGGCCCTTAAACAGCACAGCCGGGACTCTGAGTGCCAACCACACGGAACCTGAGGACACCTTCAACTTCAACAACTGGGTGACACTGCTGTCCCAGCTGCCCCTGCTGCTCTTCACCCTCCTCAACTCCTTCCTGTACCAGTG CATCCCCGAGCCGGTGCGGGTCCTGGGCAGCCTGCTGGCTGTACTGCTGCTCTTTGCCCTGACGGCGGCGCTGGTCAAGGTGGACGTGAGCCCCAGGCCCTTCTTCGGCATCACCATGGCCTCTGTCTGCCTCATCAACT CCTTCAGTGCAGTCCTGCAGGGCAGCCTCTTTGGGCAGCTGGGCACCATGCCCTCCACCTACAGCACCCTCTTCCTCAGCGGCCAGGGCCTGGCTGGAATCTTCGCTGCCCTTGCCATGCTCATGTCCATGGCCA GTGGTGTGGACGCCCAGACCTCTGCGCTGGCGTACTTCATCGCCCCGTGCGTGGGCATCCTCGTGTCCATTGTGTGCTACCTGAGCCTGCCCCGACTG AAGTTTGCTCGCTACTACCTGGCCAAGAAACCATCGCAGGCCCaagctcaggagctggagaccaaaGCCGAGCTCCTCCAGTCTG ATGAGAAGAACGGGATTCCCAGCAGGCCCCAGAAGGTGGCCCTGACTCCGGATCTTGACCCTGTGAAGGAGCCAGGGCTGGAGCCAGAGCTGGAGCCAGACGAGCCCCAG ATCTGGCTGACGGCGCTGTGCCTTGTGTTGGTCTTCACAGTCACCCTGTCTGTCTTCCCCGCCATCACAGCCATGGTGACCAGCTCCACCAGTCCGGGGAAGTGGA GCCAGTTCTTCAACCCCATctgctgcttccttctcttcAACGTCATGGACTGGCTGGGGCGGAGCCTGACCTCCTACTTCCTGTGG CCCAACGAGGACAGCCGGCTGCTGCCCCTGCTGGTCTGCCTGCGCTTCCTGTTCGTGCCGCTCTTCATGCTGTGCCACGTGCCCCAGAGGTCCCGGCTGCCCATCCTCTTCGCACAGGATGCCTACTTCATCACGTTCATGCTGCTCTTTGCCGCGTCCAACGGGTACCTGGTGTCCCTCACCATGTGCCTGGCGCCCAG GCAGGTGCTGCCACACGAGAGGGAGGTGGCCGGCGCCCTCATGACCTTCTTCCTGGCCCTGGGACTCTCCTGCGgagcctctctctccttcctcttcaagGCACTGCTTTGA
- the SLC29A2 gene encoding equilibrative nucleoside transporter 2 isoform X3 has protein sequence MARGDAPQDSYHLVGISFFILGLGTLLPWNFFITAIPYFQGRLAGPLNSTAGTLSANHTEPEDTFNFNNWVTLLSQLPLLLFTLLNSFLYQCIPEPVRVLGSLLAVLLLFALTAALVKVDVSPRPFFGITMASVCLINCGVDAQTSALAYFIAPCVGILVSIVCYLSLPRLKFARYYLAKKPSQAQAQELETKAELLQSDEKNGIPSRPQKVALTPDLDPVKEPGLEPELEPDEPQVPGKPSVFVVFRKIWLTALCLVLVFTVTLSVFPAITAMVTSSTSPGKWSQFFNPICCFLLFNVMDWLGRSLTSYFLWPNEDSRLLPLLVCLRFLFVPLFMLCHVPQRSRLPILFAQDAYFITFMLLFAASNGYLVSLTMCLAPRQVLPHEREVAGALMTFFLALGLSCGASLSFLFKALL, from the exons ATGGCGCGAGGAGACGCCCCGCAGGACAG CTACCACCTGGTCGGGATCAGCTTCTTTATCCTGGGGCTGGGCACCCTCCTCCCCTGGAACTTCTTCATCACTGCCATCCCG TACTTCCAGGGGCGGCTGGCGGGGCCCTTAAACAGCACAGCCGGGACTCTGAGTGCCAACCACACGGAACCTGAGGACACCTTCAACTTCAACAACTGGGTGACACTGCTGTCCCAGCTGCCCCTGCTGCTCTTCACCCTCCTCAACTCCTTCCTGTACCAGTG CATCCCCGAGCCGGTGCGGGTCCTGGGCAGCCTGCTGGCTGTACTGCTGCTCTTTGCCCTGACGGCGGCGCTGGTCAAGGTGGACGTGAGCCCCAGGCCCTTCTTCGGCATCACCATGGCCTCTGTCTGCCTCATCAACT GTGGTGTGGACGCCCAGACCTCTGCGCTGGCGTACTTCATCGCCCCGTGCGTGGGCATCCTCGTGTCCATTGTGTGCTACCTGAGCCTGCCCCGACTG AAGTTTGCTCGCTACTACCTGGCCAAGAAACCATCGCAGGCCCaagctcaggagctggagaccaaaGCCGAGCTCCTCCAGTCTG ATGAGAAGAACGGGATTCCCAGCAGGCCCCAGAAGGTGGCCCTGACTCCGGATCTTGACCCTGTGAAGGAGCCAGGGCTGGAGCCAGAGCTGGAGCCAGACGAGCCCCAGGTGCCAGGGAAACCTTCAGTCTTCGTTGTCTTCCGGAAG ATCTGGCTGACGGCGCTGTGCCTTGTGTTGGTCTTCACAGTCACCCTGTCTGTCTTCCCCGCCATCACAGCCATGGTGACCAGCTCCACCAGTCCGGGGAAGTGGA GCCAGTTCTTCAACCCCATctgctgcttccttctcttcAACGTCATGGACTGGCTGGGGCGGAGCCTGACCTCCTACTTCCTGTGG CCCAACGAGGACAGCCGGCTGCTGCCCCTGCTGGTCTGCCTGCGCTTCCTGTTCGTGCCGCTCTTCATGCTGTGCCACGTGCCCCAGAGGTCCCGGCTGCCCATCCTCTTCGCACAGGATGCCTACTTCATCACGTTCATGCTGCTCTTTGCCGCGTCCAACGGGTACCTGGTGTCCCTCACCATGTGCCTGGCGCCCAG GCAGGTGCTGCCACACGAGAGGGAGGTGGCCGGCGCCCTCATGACCTTCTTCCTGGCCCTGGGACTCTCCTGCGgagcctctctctccttcctcttcaagGCACTGCTTTGA
- the SLC29A2 gene encoding equilibrative nucleoside transporter 2 isoform X1 has product MARGDAPQDSYHLVGISFFILGLGTLLPWNFFITAIPYFQGRLAGPLNSTAGTLSANHTEPEDTFNFNNWVTLLSQLPLLLFTLLNSFLYQCIPEPVRVLGSLLAVLLLFALTAALVKVDVSPRPFFGITMASVCLINSFSAVLQGSLFGQLGTMPSTYSTLFLSGQGLAGIFAALAMLMSMASGVDAQTSALAYFIAPCVGILVSIVCYLSLPRLKFARYYLAKKPSQAQAQELETKAELLQSDEKNGIPSRPQKVALTPDLDPVKEPGLEPELEPDEPQVPGKPSVFVVFRKIWLTALCLVLVFTVTLSVFPAITAMVTSSTSPGKWSQFFNPICCFLLFNVMDWLGRSLTSYFLWPNEDSRLLPLLVCLRFLFVPLFMLCHVPQRSRLPILFAQDAYFITFMLLFAASNGYLVSLTMCLAPRQVLPHEREVAGALMTFFLALGLSCGASLSFLFKALL; this is encoded by the exons ATGGCGCGAGGAGACGCCCCGCAGGACAG CTACCACCTGGTCGGGATCAGCTTCTTTATCCTGGGGCTGGGCACCCTCCTCCCCTGGAACTTCTTCATCACTGCCATCCCG TACTTCCAGGGGCGGCTGGCGGGGCCCTTAAACAGCACAGCCGGGACTCTGAGTGCCAACCACACGGAACCTGAGGACACCTTCAACTTCAACAACTGGGTGACACTGCTGTCCCAGCTGCCCCTGCTGCTCTTCACCCTCCTCAACTCCTTCCTGTACCAGTG CATCCCCGAGCCGGTGCGGGTCCTGGGCAGCCTGCTGGCTGTACTGCTGCTCTTTGCCCTGACGGCGGCGCTGGTCAAGGTGGACGTGAGCCCCAGGCCCTTCTTCGGCATCACCATGGCCTCTGTCTGCCTCATCAACT CCTTCAGTGCAGTCCTGCAGGGCAGCCTCTTTGGGCAGCTGGGCACCATGCCCTCCACCTACAGCACCCTCTTCCTCAGCGGCCAGGGCCTGGCTGGAATCTTCGCTGCCCTTGCCATGCTCATGTCCATGGCCA GTGGTGTGGACGCCCAGACCTCTGCGCTGGCGTACTTCATCGCCCCGTGCGTGGGCATCCTCGTGTCCATTGTGTGCTACCTGAGCCTGCCCCGACTG AAGTTTGCTCGCTACTACCTGGCCAAGAAACCATCGCAGGCCCaagctcaggagctggagaccaaaGCCGAGCTCCTCCAGTCTG ATGAGAAGAACGGGATTCCCAGCAGGCCCCAGAAGGTGGCCCTGACTCCGGATCTTGACCCTGTGAAGGAGCCAGGGCTGGAGCCAGAGCTGGAGCCAGACGAGCCCCAGGTGCCAGGGAAACCTTCAGTCTTCGTTGTCTTCCGGAAG ATCTGGCTGACGGCGCTGTGCCTTGTGTTGGTCTTCACAGTCACCCTGTCTGTCTTCCCCGCCATCACAGCCATGGTGACCAGCTCCACCAGTCCGGGGAAGTGGA GCCAGTTCTTCAACCCCATctgctgcttccttctcttcAACGTCATGGACTGGCTGGGGCGGAGCCTGACCTCCTACTTCCTGTGG CCCAACGAGGACAGCCGGCTGCTGCCCCTGCTGGTCTGCCTGCGCTTCCTGTTCGTGCCGCTCTTCATGCTGTGCCACGTGCCCCAGAGGTCCCGGCTGCCCATCCTCTTCGCACAGGATGCCTACTTCATCACGTTCATGCTGCTCTTTGCCGCGTCCAACGGGTACCTGGTGTCCCTCACCATGTGCCTGGCGCCCAG GCAGGTGCTGCCACACGAGAGGGAGGTGGCCGGCGCCCTCATGACCTTCTTCCTGGCCCTGGGACTCTCCTGCGgagcctctctctccttcctcttcaagGCACTGCTTTGA